The genomic stretch GTTGCGGTCATGTTTTTCAGAGTCTTGTATTTACGGTATTGGGGTATTGAGGTACTGTGTATGAGAGCGGTATTCTGTTCGGCTAGTCATCGGTATGTATCTACGTACTCATACTCATTACATACGTACGTACATACTTCTGGTACCCTCGAGGGAGGGTGAAGGTCAAGTATCAACGGGAGTACCGATGCCTTGCAGCTGAGACTTTTCCAATGACATACTGGATTCCACCCCTCGGACTTGATTCCCGATGAGAGATTCTGCTTCTCTAGGGTTACTCAGGTTGTCAGGTCCATTCGGCGACCAGATGATTCGGAGATGCCGACGTTCTGATATGagacatggagaaggaaatccTCCTTTCCTGGCCCTATCATTATCAGAACCAGGGGTTCAACAATGATGCATATTGTTACTCAACGGTCACCATCCACGCAAACACCAATACATTGCAAATACATCCCTGTTTATCTGTCTCTTTACTGCCAGGCACCAGCTAGCGACTGAGTCAATGCACTAGCTGATCTCAATGGAAAGATCAACGACAACCACTATCAGAATCACATGAAAAGGCCGGCGGTGCTCGGGGCATAAGGAAGTAATGCCCGCACCTCATGGACTCGACGCAGCTGAGGCTTAGAAATGACAAATCCGGGGGCGTTCGGTCGCCGTGGGCTTTTCTCCGCGTATGGCAGACGTCCTCGATCGCACTGGGGtcaaaataaaagaaaaataaataaaaaacGCAAATGGGTTTCTCGCCTCCTCCCCGATCGGGGAACTGGATCCTCTTGTCCCTGTTATGGTTATGCGAGGAATTTGTCATTGTCATGATGTTGTGAGCTCGCCTGCCTGTCGGTCGGATGCCGAGAATGCTTGACGTTCGACAGGCATGAAGCAGCAGACAGAATGCAATCTGTCATGTGCGGGACGCCAATAATCGAGTTGCATCCTGCGCATACCCGATGTTTTGCTTGGGGGAAACTATAGAATAGGTTAAACCTCTGGACCGCGAAGTATCATTGCATATCCTTCACTACTCAGGGGAAGCAGGGTGAAAGTCACTCTGTTGTACCAGCGGTGAACGCTTTGCTATTAATAACACTTGCATGTCACGACGTCCGAGGAACTAAAACATGGCCACAGGAATGCGGTGACTCCTGAGACATGCGCTCTCTTGTCTTTTGGCCTGGGTAAACGTTCGAAAGAACCAGTGTTTCCCTGTTGGCCGCATTCGGAATGTTACAGCACCCAGAGCATTCGAAATCAGTCTGGTTGCCTGCGAGCAATGATTGCAGCATGCGCTGTCATACCTGGTTTATCTATCGATCTGCTCCCTGCAGATTACCGTTACTTGTCTTCTGCAggctttttccttgtttggcCGGGGATTTGGAGGTATCATGTGCCCTGGTTGGGGCGGTTGTACTAGAGTTGTACAAGTTGTCTGGGTTGGAGGTTAATATGTTCATCTTGAATTGGATTTACACTTCACGTTGGTTTTGAGAATCATTGTGGATTGTGAAATTATTGCTTGTAGGGTCTTTCTATTCATCAGGTATGCAACTATTCATTCTTGATTAGGATGATATGGTCAATAGCCCTAGGCTTTCACTCGATACGTAATTGGGAATACATATCTCTGTTAGTATATAAATACCTATTCTAAATCTAAATCCTGTCCTGATTCCACTCTATCCACAGCAGATAATCCTATCATGAATCTAGCAACATACGGAAGAGGAACTAGAGCCGGGACCATCATTGCCTTCAGGACTCCCCAATAGATACACCACAGCCCCCTACATGTTCCCGGTTGCAGTCCAACCGACCGAAAGACTCCATCTTGAATGTACTACTTCGACCGATGAGATCAGATCGTGGACATCGTTACTGTCTTGAAAAGGAACTGCAAAGGACAAATTCTGACAATACCTATCTGCCGTACAAAGATCCCTATGGTGTCTTCCCATATGTTATTACAGCTGCTACAGCAAGttgttgaaagaaaagaagcataatctccaactcctcgaGCTGAAATGCGCACTTCTACAGAAGATGCATGTTGCCAATCCTCCTGTCTCGCAGGGGCTGCGCGACCTGACCCAGAAAGTACCCGGCTTTCTAATTGTCTAAGAGATCATCTGCTCTGGTGATACGATTTCCCTGAAAACTGGAAACCCTGATAAACACCCTCTTATATGACCCGAGCCAGCACTATTTAGCACTAGCATATTAGTCGCCGAAAATGCACCTCAACCGAATTGCGGTTTTCAACTTGAAGGCCGCACTGCCTCCGGTCCGGTTTCATTAACCATAATCATTGTCATGGTAGAGGTATCGGGGGAATATTTACAATTGCCACCGGTAGACCTCCAGTTCTTCAATCCAGAAGAGCATACTCCGGTCGTTGACAACCGGTCAACTAGCCAGTTATCCCAAGGATCCAGAGTCAAGTGAGGTCTGTCATCTACAATAGTAGTGGATTGGGATGCTTGTACCGCGGTCTGTAGATGGTAGGCTGCGTGAGGAGCACTTGTATCGTCCAGTGCGATACTATTATGGCTATTACGATGGGTCTATCATTATCTCCTGTTTCATTACTATCCATGGCATATTTTATCAACATGACGCCTACCCCCCTGCCGTCACCTTATTTTACCAACTCCATTCAGCAAGATTCTTATTTCGGAGGACGGTGATACAGTCTGGATCACATTCGCCAAGCCCAGTTCCACATACTCCCAATACCTATCGACAGACATGCCCGTCGCGGACGCCTTCCTAGACATAATCACACACGGCCCTTATCATTTGGATCCTAAAGAGGAGATAGAGGAGCTCTGCATCGTTATCCACCATGCGCTGGCACCGACATTAAGGGAGCAGAGGAAAGTTCAACGGAGTCGAAGCGGAACATATGGCATCTATTTCTATTCCACCCAAGATTCGCCTCAAACATAATCCCGTGTCATCCCTATCCTTGACGACTTGAGAGTACAAATTCTCAATTAATTACCATTGCACCCGATCAAGGGCACAAAGAACGGCTCAAACGCCTGTGTCAGACCTAACATACACCTTCCCCTTACTCATGTTACGAATGGGCATCACCTCTAGCGAGATCTTATATATGACAGAGGACCTAGCCCAGCCTGTGCCTTTCGCGGAAAAACGCACTGCTACAAGCATACTGAGGCAAGCCGACAGCATAACACCACTACCAATAATCAATAGCTAGTCTGTGCGTACCACGTTACACGCACAGTGTCCAAGTATGCGGCTTTTAATCCACTCTATGACCAGAAAAACCCACTTCGAGGTCTGGTATCTACTTTACGCTTCGGGTGTATCACATTGGCTACAGCTGTTAGCAGTATTAAACGCAGGAGGCCACAGCTGGTCCTTTCTCTGTTCCGGCCCTATGACTGGAACATCTGAAATCGCGGTGCAATACAAACTTCCTGGCCTTTGAAGTCCAAATTACGGGCCTGAaaatgaagacgaagaagaacaagaatactGCCAGGCAATGACAACCCTCTGCGAGACAACTGGTTCAACATCACGCTTCGGGGACTACAAGTCCACCAGGGACAGACGTATCAAAGGAAAAGTGCCAGACGTGGCCATCATGGACCACAATAACCTACTGCGTATCGTAGGGGAGCTGAAACCCCCGTGGATAGAACAAACACGATCTTGAAGCCGCATACAGAAAGGAATCTCGTCTACGATGGCTCAGGGTAATGACCCGGCGTTCCCGCGAGAACCCCTGGAGCTCTTAGTACAATCTTTGTGTACAGTCGAAAGCCAGTCTTATCTCCTTATCCAACTATTGAGCAAGCTTCCAATGCTATGACGTCGTTGTTGGTACTCTGGTAAGATCCTGGGAGCTGTTGAGAAGGGGGATTACACTTCGAAGCGGTCAAGTACTACGAGGTGCACGATTTGCTCGGGGATACTGGGGTAGGCTTCCACTATCGGGTTCTGCGCCAGCACCTCATCTCCCTCTTCGAGGATATCGGCTGAGATGGAACGCTTTTGCAATTTTGCCTGCGTGGCATCGAGTTGTGCATTAATATCGATGCCATAGCAAGGCGTAACATGGTGAATAGACCAGCCCACTCGTCAATATTTGAGTTGGTAAGACTGTCTATGATCGTTATAAGCTACGGAGTTTACCACAGTGGCTTAAGTGCCAGAGAATGTGGCAGGCTTATTGAAAAGTCCAACCACAGTCTGTTAGCATGCCTAGTGCTCATAAACTCGTCTTCCGTAAACAGTGCGTGCTTAACCTGCAAGCCCAGTGGCGAAACATACACCTGTTTTTTCCGACTACTTGGAAAGTAGTACGGCGTCAAGTGATTGGTAGGTCTTGCAGGAATAGGACAAACTCGCATTATACTCGTAATATGATCACAATGATATCCAGGGTTTTGATACGGACTTTGATCGGGCGCTCAAGGTCATTGAGGGAGATATGTTCAGGGAGAATGAGGCTCTCAAGTGTCAGACGCTCAGCTTGCAATGTCAGGACAGATAGAACTCCCTACGGCTCTATACTTGCTACGTGGACCAGACAACAAAGTCCACCTTGGAGTTTACCGGGGATATTTGTCCTCCTAGGATCAAAGCTTGCAGCACACCACGGATGGCTTCGTTGTGGTGAAAAAGTCACCCGATAAACGGCAAAGATAGCTTGTCCCAACTCAAAAGGCGAAAGATAGCAATAGAAACGTCCACGGGAGCAATTGCACTTGTGAAACAAGCTATGGGAAAGGTTACTGAGCTGGTTTGCCAGGTCCTTCGCAGCGACGGATACACCCTTTACTAAAGGGAGAGAGTGCATACATCGCCATCAACCACGATGCTATTAATAaagaggttgaggaagaaaacaggTACCTCGCTGTCCACGGTTGACAAGTAAAAGCCGTTGCAATCATAGATCGAATTCTGTTGGGAATCTGGCCAAAGGAAGAACATCCATTCACATTTATAGAGGTTGTACTCTGATGCTCCGTGGTAAGCACTAATccaacaagaacaaggctAAGGGTTATCGGATCCCTAGAGAGAAATGAAGCCCAGAAAACTGGATGGCCACAACAACAGAAAACTCTCCAAAGTGGGAAGTTGCCACCGGCGTATGCGGTTCTTATAAATGGCATGGATATCAAACTTGTATACCAAGTCAAAGGAGATGAGGCCAAGGTTCACACTGTGGCCAACCAAATGGGCCAGATGCAAATGCTTTGGACGCCACCAAAAAGCTCTCTGAGCACTGGGGAGAAGGTAACTTTGGACATGTGCCTGCCTTCAACCTACGTGTATCATCACTATGTATGGAGTACTCTGGCGACACTACCAGACTGCACTATACAAGCATTTGTCTTTAAACAAACGGGTTTTACTCGCCATATGGCCACCTAAGGACAGACCCAGATGTACTCGCGGATGCACCATCATCGTTTGACCTTTCGATATAGCTGCTACAACAGCGAAAACAGCTTTCCAAGGCTAATCAGAATGTCAAGCCAGAAGAATTCATATCCTACATGGTATACAGAGTTTGTGACTTTTACTCCATCTCTTGCATCTTCTATTCTGCATAGCAGACGAGAGTTGACCGTTCATTTTTGTATCCCAATATACACTACCAAAGACTCTCGCCAATCCACTTTCattaatttctttcttttatcCCGTATCAATACAGGATGCCCCGATTCTGATCACCGTTGCGATCAAGACATAGGAGTATTATTGTTACTCCTGGAAAGAAGTACATGCAATTCTCACACtaacatacatacaacagcCAGGGTTCACTGGTGGCCCGTAAACTCCGTTCAAAACAGCATTCAGTCTTCAATACAAACCTCCATCAACTATGGGACAATTACTCAACTTTGATGAACCCGGACGTAAGTGCTTCTACATACCACATTGAGTCCAACGGAGGTTTTGTTCATTCTGATATATCTAAAAGGACAAGTACACAATCATTTCTTGTATTCCTGATGCTATGGGATGATTGCTCGTCTGGCGATATCTTCGATCGGTGCATAGTGTCTGcgggagttgaaggaaggaGACTCAATCCTGTGTGTCGAAACCCCACTGACTCAAATCGCATCTCAGATAAACTTCTACGCTGGCACTTCCGCCAGAGTGTTCTTGGACAGAAGGGCATCAGGCTACCGAGAGTAGAGCAGTGGAGCTGGAAAAGCTGCATCGCTGGATCCAGAtacagaaggaaaagggtCAGTCACGTCGAACAGACATCGAAAGCAAGAATGAGGACATTACCGGTGATTTCAACCTCAGTGGTTTTGATACGGGACGGCTAGGATCCCCTGGTCTATCTATTGGTTTACCGGCACTGAAAATGGTAGGAGGCTGGCCTGTGAATGCAGGCGATTCTGTATCTATCCTACAGATGACTGTTTGAGATAGCCCGTTAATTGGTTTCTGCCGGAAAAAGCGCGACAACCATTCAGTGGACGAGTGGTTTGTTTTATGTGACATGCAGCTGTGCCCGCAGGCTACACTGATAAAACAATCCTTAGGTGTCACAGAAGTGGTTAGAAACAATATCCATTCGTGTCTCAGAGGTGCAGCTTTGGAATGGTTTACGGCTGAACGCACACAACTTGAGAAGGTTGGTTGACGCAATACTCCActtgaagaaggctggcTATACCACTACAGTCATGATAGTAAACATATGAGAATATAAACATAACTCTCAACTTTAAATGACTGAGAGTGATCTCGATTCAGGCCGTCTATCAGTAAATCCACTCCTGTTGCCTCACTACCCACACTCAAGCCACTCAACGCCTACCCATGAAAGATCGTAGTCATAATCCCAAACAACAGACCCAGTTCAACTGCTAGCATAGATCATCCAGCAGATGGGGCACTTCATCATTGGTCCGTACCCTCAGACATCCAACGCCAGCATGCATAGGGATGATATTCCCTATAAACAATTACATCGAAAGAACAAACACCAAACTGTGAAATATAGCTCACATAGGTATAACATAGGTCATACGCCTGTATGGAGAAATGAAATAAAACAGATAGGGTAAtaagaaaaacaagcaatCAATCACACAAAAACAAACGCTGAAGGGGTATATTCCGAAGCGCATTTCATAACCGTatatctccttcttcgccattcACCCATCGTTGCCAAACTTTCTCGTAGGCATCTTCCAGATCGTGGACCCAGCGCTTGGTATCAAACAGTttgcttctccatctttcctGGAACAACATTTTCCGGAGGTCAGGCAACCGGCCTCTTGCTCGGCCCTCACTGCCAGGCTCGAATTTCAAGCTCAGGCATAACCggatggctttttcttcataaTCTTCATCAGATGTGGCAATCAACTCTTCGCGAGCTTTTTGACCATCGTCGGAATCGGGTAAGGCGCTGCTAAGGATGCTGCTCGCCATACGAGAGCACATCTTATATTTGTAGCGAGGAAGGGTAAGGAGAGGTGTACCACTCCACAGGACATCCGTCGCGGTCGTGTGTGCGTTACATTCGGGAGtgtccaggaagagatccaATATCTTGGCCCGCGAGATGTGGGTGTTCTTGGGCGCAACATCGGTGAATATAATGCGAGAGGCAGTTTCCTCTCCAGCCCAAGCAACGGCTGTTTCCTTGAGGTTCTGTTCACCAAGGTCCGGGAAGCGAAGTAGCCACAGTACGGCATTAGGAATCCGTGCCAGTATACGGAGCCACGTACGGAATGTTGTGGGCTCGATCTATGTAGGATGTTAGTTATCTCCATTTTATCACCAGTTCAAGTGCTAATTAGATCTTACCTTATACAACTGGTTGAAATTACCCAGGATAATGGCGTCATCGCGAAGGTTGGGGAACAGCTCCTTCCGCATACGCCATCGCTTCTCTCGTTCCTGCTCCCAAGCGAGACGTAGATCCTGGGAGTCGGGTGCGCTTTGTCGATGATCGCAACAGAAGAACGTGGCCCTAGTGAAAACAATCTTTTCACCATACACCCAATCTTCAAGGTCCTCTCCATGGTTCTCCTCAAGCACTCGGTCCTCGATACTAAGATTACGCCCTCCTGGCGCGAGGGTCTCTTGGGGAATCGAGATGCTGTCGGAAAGGATGTAGTCACACCACTCAGCACCCAGGGTTCCTGCAAAACCCATAAATGACATATGAATCGGGGCAGGCCGTGCAGCAAAAACCTCATTACGTGCACCACGTGTGTAGCCGTTCAAGTTGATGAGTATATGGATGCCATCCGCGACGATCTGCTTCACTAACCGGTCGACAGACCACCCACTAGCATCGTGAAACACCGGTGCTTCCCTTTCAATCTGCTGACGATGGATAGACTTATCACTTGCTGTAGTGGCATAACAATAGGCCTTCACTCTTGACGGGTTGTGCAAGCCGAATACAGACTGCATAAGATGCGCAAGAGGATGATTATTGAAATCCGACGATACATATCCAACTTTGAGATATGGGTTTGGTGGTGCCGGAGGCTGATACACCGTAGCTGGCAGCCATGGAGAGCGAAGGGTTGCACAGGATATGCGAAGCCCATTACGCTGTGAGATCTGCCGAATCTGTTTCGCAGAAAGTGGACACGTGAAGGTATGGAAAGGTAACACAGTAGGGGCATTGGGAGCAGACAACCCAGGAGGAAGTTGTGGTCTGCGATACTTAGACAGGGGATATTCTTTCCGAAGAACATAAAGGTCCTGATACCACTGCCAAGTTATCGCTCGTATTGCGCGCTCAACGAGCTTTACGATTCTCGAGCCTTCCCATTTCTGCCCCGCCCAGGACTGGAGAATAGTATTGAGTGATCCAGGTGCAAACCGTCGGTTGCCCAATGCAGGAGCTAGCTGTGCGCACAACTGCTCAATTGTATTGGGAGTTAGTAGGCCACGACCCCAGGTTTCACCTTCTTTGAGCTGGCGGTCGACAATATCAACGACACGCTTGATCCAACCAGCACCTGTGTCAACACTGTAAGCGTCCCGAAGCATCCCTTGCTCGTTGACATGCCACCGATCCCGGAAACCATGCCCGTTGGCAATACCACCTCGGCCAACCCAGTTGCAGACAGAATTGAGAGCATTGGCTAGTCCGCAGACTGCCTCTGCGAATTCAGGATTTACTTTGACAGCACGCTTGTAATATGTGATTGCCTCATTGACACGACCGGCATCTTTAACTGCATTCGCGAGGTTCGCCAGAGCAATGTCAAAATTGCTATCACACTGAACAGCCTGCTCATACATCCGAATAGCAGCCTGAAGCTGACCAATATCCTTGAGTAGGCTGCCAAGATTCGTATATAGGTGAGCATGTCGAGAGTCGAGGTGTAACCCGTAGTTATAATATGCCAGGGCCAGAGACACTCCACTGCCAAAGACCACACCAGGTATCTCGGGATGTTGCATCTCACCACTAGAGCGAGGTAGCCCTTTAGCTGCGTTATTTTGAATGCCGGCAAGCAAAATTCCCACATTGTTTGCGGTTGACGGGCTCGGTTGGAGAGACAGTGAAAGGTAGTAGAGCGCCAGTATATCCCGAACTCCTGGAGCAGCTCTGGGCATGCCCCCGGAGGAGATACTAGACATCCCATCCTGGTATATCTTTGCCAGGGAGAGTAAGGAattgctggtggtggatatggCCGCTTTCCTTGCAAGACCTTCCCCAACAAACTTGATGCCAGGGGGCGTCCCACATGAAGGGAAAACCAGTTTGGAGGTCTGCAGAGCCTTGTCCGGATATAGGAGAATA from Aspergillus oryzae RIB40 DNA, chromosome 1 encodes the following:
- a CDS encoding UDP-N-acetylglucosaminyltransferase (O-linked N-acetylglucosamine transferase OGT) produces the protein MLPSVAPFPPVQPHHHMNHYHGADTVDGNHDFDTTPFAATLPHNDLNELSFHSVPRTRLQYHSVQRLDIHDTTGMLLNPKNPGEHALRRKTPNGTLAAGYDGTPGDTTIQPPASKHILVSPLESGQMVTQTGFPMDSWSQLSLEQPSQAKPMNFPPVYKNESSRTNTAPGEMIQGMNGASWVRSLNYVPGIDSMLNQSLPMPGSQQRFYWHNGAYVPTVLPATLQPCLGPTASAGTGPYGPYWPDGVYIPYRPAAFREPRYNSPNPFAKPVNPSGLQFFDAGQQPFNHNPVPSGSHTDLGSTWSATPLGIVSHDPSVKNNFPPRHSDQKALDTSQRTLPYHTRPSNAGSAFSSRQPGNEAYSPWSGASSGHGFQGAGSTANSRAANVEFKEKVLSWAHGVYVDLLASIHQARRNSISNAGGDPQSQRFLKPSIYPKPPRQPGLDFSQVNAPEVGRHNSYPSSQYDHRTKNIINHTPQTDSHSGFQTHQHRHRPSLHHFQQSDTQMLDRLRHTGRFTVPAVSPFPAAPFGSENSPLANARTALDMLSPLCSESGWEWIDGMLLGGCLAYGLGDYPKAMRWYSRIIARDPQHVEAISNLAATLLALDRREEALNHWLRAVKLRPSFFEAVEHLIGLLCSSHRGKEAVNIIEFVQKSLRFPKNGDCFTADEHASETESDAESGASSASDLGSYEKASFDYDDDLNRSVFTNKRSAETGSTGFGTSGYAIPGCDNGRMLALVHAKGNMLYALGDNAGAAAAFEDAILIAAGRRRHGIQSLIKQIFAAFSYGSRHDYPAPSEQHSSNETILLYPDKALQTSKLVFPSCGTPPGIKFVGEGLARKAAISTTSNSLLSLAKIYQDGMSSISSGGMPRAAPGVRDILALYYLSLSLQPSPSTANNVGILLAGIQNNAAKGLPRSSGEMQHPEIPGVVFGSGVSLALAYYNYGLHLDSRHAHLYTNLGSLLKDIGQLQAAIRMYEQAVQCDSNFDIALANLANAVKDAGRVNEAITYYKRAVKVNPEFAEAVCGLANALNSVCNWVGRGGIANGHGFRDRWHVNEQGMLRDAYSVDTGAGWIKRVVDIVDRQLKEGETWGRGLLTPNTIEQLCAQLAPALGNRRPQLPPGLSAPNAPTVLPFHTFTCPLSAKQIRQISQRNGLRISCATLRSPWLPATVYQPPAPPNPYLKVGYVSSDFNNHPLAHLMQSVFGLHNPSRVKAYCYATTASDKSIHRQQIEREAPVFHDASGWSVDRLVKQIVADGIHILINLNGYTRGARNEVFAARPAPIHMSFMGFAGTLGAEWCDYILSDSISIPQETLAPGGRNLSIEDRVLEENHGEDLEDWVYGEKIVFTRATFFCCDHRQSAPDSQDLRLAWEQEREKRWRMRKELFPNLRDDAIILGNFNQLYKIEPTTFRTWLRILARIPNAVLWLLRFPDLGEQNLKETAVAWAGEETASRIIFTDVAPKNTHISRAKILDLFLDTPECNAHTTATDVLWSGTPLLTLPRYKYKMCSRMASSILSSALPDSDDGQKAREELIATSDEDYEEKAIRLCLSLKFEPGSEGRARGRLPDLRKMLFQERWRSKLFDTKRWVHDLEDAYEKVWQRWVNGEEGDIRL